Part of the Gemmatimonas sp. UBA7669 genome, AAGCTGGAACGCGGGACGATGGGCTCTGAGCAGCAGTCTCTCGCACGCGGCCGACTGGCTGTCGTACGACCGCGCGTCATTGGGAGTCGTACTGGCCGACTCCACCGACGTGCGGTTGCTCGAGGGGGCAGCCATGCGCAACTACTGGACGGCGTACGATGGCGTGACGCGCTGGCGCGCCAACCTGCAGGTGCGCCTGCGCGGCGCACTCACTGCGGTGCTGGCCGGTGACAACCTGCTCAACGTGCAGGGCGGTGCGCCGGACAATACCGCGCTGCTCATGGGACGTACGATCACCTTTGGTGTGCGCACGCGGTTCTGATGACCCGACGCGCGCGGCGACCATGCGCGCGGCGAATACCTGCGGTGACTACGCGTGACGGCGCGCTACTGCGGACGGGAAACGCCGATGTCGTCGAGCTGCACGGTGCCGGCTCGCTTGCGATCGAAAACCAGGCGTAGCGCGCGCAGCCTGGTGACATCGAGTGCGCTGTTGGCCTCGCGGAATGCCGCAAGCGGCGCGACATAGGTCTGCATGATGGGTTCCGCCAGGGTGGGGAACTGCGACTTGTCGCGGCCCCGTCGGCGATAGATGTAGCTCTCGATGGGCAGGCGCACCGCGCCGAAGGTGCTGAGGGGCAGCCGGGCCACGCGCCCGTCCGCGTCTTCCAGTTCGAGTGTGAAGTCGGGCGGGACCGTGTCCTTGGGCGGCTTGCCGGACGACTTGCCTGCCGCAGTGGGTTTCGGCGGCGTGGCCTTGCCTGCGCTGTCGCTCTTGGTGCTATCGCGCTTGCTGGTGTCACGCGGTACTCGGCGCGGCCCCGGCTTCTGGTCCGTGGTTCCCACGGTCAGGAGCAACGCATGTTGCGGCGTCAGCGAGAGCGCACGGGACAGCGAGTCGCTGAGTGACACGGTGAAGCGCGCGGGCCAACGCGGGGCCGTGGTGTCCTTGCCCACCGGTGTGTTGTTCCAGCCCAGTGTTGCCGCGTTGCTGCGGAAGGTGGCCGCGCGTGAGCGCGAGGGCATATCGGACTCGCGCCAGGTGCTGAGCGAGTCGCCGAGCAGGCGCACGCCGGGCACTGAACCACTGCTCACGTCCACATCCTCTTCGAAGGTGGCCAGCATGGTCGTGCGGGCGTCGGCGTAGCGGGTGAGATACATGGTGGGCGGCAGCCAGTCTCCGGCGCTGCGGTGATCGCGGAAGATCATGCGGTACTCGTCGCGGCCGTTGAGCGTGGCCTCGAGGAAGCCGCCAATGACCACACGGCCAAATCGCCGCTGCTCTTCGCCATCGATGAGGGCCTTGAGCTGCAGCGCACGCACGGAGTAGTCACCATTGTCGCGGTCGTTCCACACGGTGTTCCACTGTCCGTGATTGGCGCGGTGCATCCAGATGGCGCTCTTGAACTCGGGGCCCGGGCGCGTGAAGCGGAAGCGATTGTACTGCGTGAGGCCCATGAAGCTGCTCACGTCGCCATCGTGCGAGCCATGAATGACGAGGTAGCTGTAGTCGTGCACCGGCGTGGGTTGCTCGGCGGGACGATACTGGCCGTCCACCGGCGCAATGGCCACCAGCGCCTTGATGTTGAAGTTGAAGTTGAAACGCTGCGTGGCGTCGTCCGGGTAGGCCGGCAGGCGGTTGAAGGCGCCGGCAATGGCCACCGCCTCTCCACCGCGTGAGTGCCCCATGAGCGCGATGCGGGACATGTCCACCTTGCCGGCCAGTGGCTTGCCGGCGCTGTCGTTGAGCGCCCGAAACACTTCGAGATGCTTGAGCAACATCCAGCCACGCGCGTCGTTTTCACCGCGTATGCCGCCGTTCAGGAAATTCTCGTCGATGGACGCGAGAATGAAACCGCGCGAAGCGAGGAGTTCACCCAACCATTGATAGCCCGGATCGGAGTACTCCGTCATATCGTGATTGCCGTGCACGACGAGCACGAGGGGAAACGGCCCCGTGCCTTCGGGATACCACACGCGCGCATTGAGCGGGAAAGCGGTGTTGTCGTAGCCCCAGTACTTCTTGCGACTCTTTGCCGCCGCCGGCTCCATGCGGGCGTAAGGCGACGCGTCCACCGTACCGGTACGGTAGGTGATGGAATCGCGATACTCCGGCCGACGCCGATCCTTGCCGCTGCCGTAGTACAGGAAGCGGACGGCGTGTGTGCCTTTCTCCCCCGGGTTGGGCGCCGTGATACTGCGCTTGGCCAGCACGGTGCTGGCGTCACTGGGCGCAATGGTGAGGGGTTGCGCACAGGCGCCGAGGGCAAGGGCCAGCGTGGCGAAGACCGACGTCGTCAGGCGAGTCGGCAAACGGAAAACGCGCGGGGGCATCATGCCGAGAGATTACGACGCGGACAGGCGAAATGCGACTCTGGCCACGGGACTCGCGGCGGCCCGGTTCGTCCCCCAGTTTTCCGCATGGACCGTCGCCATTTCGTTTCCGCCCTCGCCAGCGCGTCGGCGCTGCCCGCCCTGTCCGTGACCTACGCGCCGGACGCCGTGCGTCGCCTGATTGACGCCACGCAGGTGGCCGGTGATCGGCCGCTGCCGGACTTCTCCGGTCTGACCCGCGGACGCACCGCTGAAGCCCTCGCCGCCGATGAGGACTTCTGGGAGCCCATTCAGCGCGCCTTCGACGTCGATCGCACCTGGGTGAATCTCAACAACGGGGGCTGTTCGCCGGCGCCGTCGCAGGTCATGGCCAAGCTGGAGCGCGACCTGCGCTTTTCGAACGAGCTGCCCGTGATTCACATGTGGCAGACGCTCGAGCCGCGCATCGAGGTGGTGCGCCGCGAGCTGGCGCAGGATTTCGGCTGTGATCCGGAAGAGATGGCCGTCACGCGCAACGCCTCCGAGTCGCTCATCACGCTGATCTACGGGCTCGATCTCAAACGCGGCGACGAGGTGCTGATCAGCAACCAGAACTACGGGCGCATGATCAACGCCTGGAAGCAGCGGGCCGCGCGTGAAGGCATCGTGATCAAGGAGATTTCGTTTCCGGTGCCGTGCACGGACCCGCAGCGCATCGTCGATGCCTTCGCGGCGGGCATCACACCGCGCACCCGTGTCATGGAGATCACGCACATCACCAACCTCACGGGACAGATTCTGCCGGTGAAGGAGTTGGTGACCATGGCCCGCGCACGCGGCGTGCAGACCTTCGTCGACGGCGCGCATGCCTACGCGCATTTCCCGTTCACTCGCGATACGCTCGACTGCGACTACTACGGCACCAGTCTGCACAAGTGGCTCACGGCGCCCATCGGCACAGGCTTTCTGTATATGCGACGCGATCGCATTCGGTCGATCTGGCCGCTCATGGCCCAGAATCCCGGGCAGGAAGGCGATATTCGCAAGTTCGAGGAGATCGGCACCCACCCGGCGGCCAACCACAATGCCGTGGCCATGGCCACGGCCTTTCATCGCGCCATCGGAGCCGATCGCAAGGTGGCGCGGCTGCGCTTCCTCCGGGATCGCTGGGCCAAACGCCTGATGGCTGAAGGGCAGGGCCGCGTGAAGGTGCTCACCCCGCTTGATTCGCCCTGGGGGGCAGGTATCGGCTTCCTCTCCATCGACGGCATGGATCACGACGCCCTGGGCAGCTGGCTCTTCGCCAAGCACCGGGTGGTGCAGACGCCCATCACGCACGCCGAGTTCCGCGGCATCCGTGTCACACCGAACGTGTACACCACGCTCGATGAAGTCGACCAGTTCTCGGAGCTCGTGCTGCGCGCACTGCGCGAGGGCATGCGATGAGGCCCGCGTCTCGCACCACGGCGTTGATGATCGCCGGGCTGCTCGGTGGGCACATGCTGGTGTCGCCGACGCTCGCTGCGCAGACCGCGCGGTCCCGCGCCTTCGAAGGCAGTGTCAGCATGCGTGCCACATTGCCTTCGCCCAATGGGCCGCAAACGCAGGTGATGGAGTACCTGGTCCGTGACGGCAAGGCGCGTGTGAACGTGGCGGGTGGGGCCATGAGTTTGCTGGTCCTGCCGGCTGAGTCCCGTGCGTATCTGCTCATGGCTGCGCAGGCGAGCTATCGCGAGATGCCGCTGCCTGCCGCCGCGAATTCCGGCGCGTCCGTCAGTGCGACGCCGCCGGGAGGCACTGCACGCGGCCCGGCGCCGGTCGTCACGAGCACACGACTTGGGCGCACGGAAACGATCGCGGGACTGCGCTGTGACGTCATGCGCATGGTGATGCGTGTCGCCGAGCGGGCCGATTCGCTGGAACTCTGCGTGACCACGGAGCTGGGTGAGTATGTCAATCCGCTCACCCTGATGCGCGGAGGAACCGATCCAGTGCAGGACGCCCTTCCGCCCGGCGGATTCCCGCTGCGTGTGGCGCGCTCAGACGGCACCGTGATGCTGGAGGTGACCAAGGTGGAGCGGCGGCGGCTTGACCCGGCTTTGTTCAGCGTACCGCTCGACTATACCCGGGTGGAGGCGCCGCGGCGGCGCTGAGCGGGATTGTGGGCCACGCCCGTCCCCGGCGTAGCGGATGGACACGGGCGGCAGGTGCTGAAACCTTGCTGCGCCCACCCCGTTAGGGAGAACAGCACCCGGCACCTGCGTTCTGTCCCCGTTGGGTCAGACCGTCATGACCGCCGGCTTTCATCCCCGGAGGACCCATGATCTCCTTCCTGTTGTCTTTTGCGATCGCCAGTGTGCTGGCCATCGTGTTGCATGGTTCGACCCGCAAGTTCGTGCGCAGCCGCCTGCGCTACGTGGATGCCATCCAGAAGGGTGGTGCGCCGTGGCTGGCCGGTGGCGCCGTCTTCCTCGTGGGCAGTCTGTTTGCCGGTCTGCTGCCGCTGGTCGGCCTGGGTACGGCGCTGACCGCCGGCCTCGCGGTTGGCGCGGGTGTGGCCGCAGGTGCCCGCGATATTCGCCAGGGCACTTCGCCGGTGGTTTACGGCCCCTGAGGCGCCGTCGTCGGGCGTCAGCGCCCCGGAATGCCATCCTCCCGCACGAGCAGGGCGATGGCGCCGGCGAAGTCGAGCATGAGCACATCACCCTCGCCATGCACGATGCGCACGGTCGCCGAATGCGGCGCCGCCGGATTGTCGGTGTGCAGCAGATCCCCGTCGCGGCGGTAGCGCAGTTCGATCACCTGATCGCGGCCGCCCACATCCACGTGATACCGCAGCTGCCCTTGAGGAAGAAACTCCATGCGCACGCCGGGCGCGAAATCAAGCGAAGGGTCGGCGCGCATCAGACGCCAGATACCGAGCAACCAGTCTTCCATCATGGGTGAACGATAATGCGCGGGACCATGACCCGCCGTGCGCTGACGGTGCTGCGCGCCGCCTCGCTCGCCACCGCGTGCGGCATGGCAGCGCTGACGTTCCCGACCGTGGCAACGATTAGCTGGGCGCAGGGCGCCACAACCGGGCCGGCCGCCGCTTCTACCCTGCGGGCCGACCATCGCGACTGGGACGCCGTGTTGCGCCGCCATGTGCGTGATGGCCGCGTGGACTATGACGGCGTGGCGCGCGACAGCGCGTTTGCACGCTATCTGGCGTGGTTGCCCACCGTGGCCGTGGACGCGCTCGACGAGGACGATCGCCTCGCGTACTGGATCAACGCCTACAATGCGTGGACCGTGCAGCTCATTGTGTCGAGTGGTGAACGCGAAACCATTCGCAATCTGCACAAGACCCTGGGCGTGTTCCGACTCAAGGGCCCATGGAGCGTGCCGTTGGTCAAGGCCGCAGGCAAGACCTGGACGCTGGACGAGGTGGAACACCGCATTCTGCGCACACAGTTCCGGGAGCCGCGCATTCACTTTGCCATCGTCCCTGCGGCCCGCGGGGCGGCGCCGCTTCGCAGCGAAGCCTACCTGGGCGCCACACTCGACGAGCAGCTGAACGAGCAGGCGCGCGTGTTTCTGGCCGACACGACACGCAACCGCTACAACGGTCGGGTGCTCTGGCTCAGCCCCGTCATCCTGCAGTATCGCAGCGACTTCGGCGCCAACAACGTGGAACTGGGCAAGTACTTCGCCCCCTTCTTTCCCGCCGCACGGGACGTGCTGGAGAAAGGGCGGTTTCCACTTGGCGCCACGAGTTTCGACTGGCGTCTGAACGGCCCGGTGGACCCGGCCCGCACCAAGGCGTCGGGCAAGGCCATGTGACGGGCATGTGACGGGCATGTGACGGGACTGAGGCACGGGGCGTCTGAACAAAACCGACCTCTCACCCGGAGCCTGTCATGTCGCCATCACGTCGTCGTCCCCGCGCTCACGCCCTGCGTCTCGATGTCTCGTCCATCGCCCAGGGCGGCCTGGCCTTTCTGCTCGCGTACGTAGTGGCCTACTTCGTCAGCGCCATCTGAAGCGACATCTGAGCGGCGAAGCACGCCGCCCGTGCAGACCGGCCACGGCCGATCTGCACTGACGGAATTGCCGTTCAGCGCCAGGCATCGGTGAGGCGACCCGATGCATCGCGCGTTCGTGGTACCCAGCAGAGCGCGACCAACTGAAGGTGCACATCGGCCGCCTTGGCCTTCACGACGGTCGTCTCCAGTGTTTCCTGTTGGGCATCGTAGGCCGCACCCAGGGCATCGACCTCTTCCTGCAGGCGCGCCTCGAGGTCCGCGTATTGCTGCCGCGCCGCCTCCAATGACTCGGCCGCCCGCGTGACATCGCTGGCCTGCTGCACCGCGCGTCCGGCACCGCGCGACGCCGTGGCGACCTTGCCCAGTGTGCCCACGCCCACCTTGCCGCGGCCGAAGATGGCGCCGAGGATGGCACCACCCACCGAGATGGCCGTGTCCATCTTGGCCTGCGACGCCTGCTGCTGCTCGCGTTGCACGGCCTGCTCGGCCTTGCGCACCTTCTCCACGGCGGTGGCCAGCTTGCTGCTGTACTTGCTGCGCAGCGCCGCGATCTTTTCGTCGCGCAGTTCGTGCGCGTGCACCTGCAATCGAATGCGGAAGTCGCGTTCCGATTCGCCGGGGTTTGAGGTGAGCTTGAGTGCGGCGCTCTTGAACAGCGTGACCTGTTCGTTGGCCACGAGCCATTTCTGCAGCGTCTTGCTCCAGGCGGCGTAGCTCTTGGCCGACGTCGCGATGGCCGGCACGTTGCCAAACTGCGCGCTGCCGACGGCCGAACGCGTGAGTTGTGACGGGTCGAGTTCCACGCGCTCACTGCCATCCCACTCCACCGCAATCGGGCCGTCGTTGACGGTGGTGAGCAGCGCCACACGCCGTTGTTCGGCCACGCCGAGCCTAGCGTTGGTGAGTTGCACATCGGCCAGGCCCAGCACCGCTGGCGTGTACAGCAGATCGCCGGTGTCCTGTGTGGGTGTGAGGAAGTATTGCGGCACGTCGTGTGGCAACACCGGCGGGCTGCTGCCAACGGAGGCAGGGCCCACTGCACCGGCCGGCGAA contains:
- a CDS encoding alpha/beta hydrolase family protein gives rise to the protein MMPPRVFRLPTRLTTSVFATLALALGACAQPLTIAPSDASTVLAKRSITAPNPGEKGTHAVRFLYYGSGKDRRRPEYRDSITYRTGTVDASPYARMEPAAAKSRKKYWGYDNTAFPLNARVWYPEGTGPFPLVLVVHGNHDMTEYSDPGYQWLGELLASRGFILASIDENFLNGGIRGENDARGWMLLKHLEVFRALNDSAGKPLAGKVDMSRIALMGHSRGGEAVAIAGAFNRLPAYPDDATQRFNFNFNIKALVAIAPVDGQYRPAEQPTPVHDYSYLVIHGSHDGDVSSFMGLTQYNRFRFTRPGPEFKSAIWMHRANHGQWNTVWNDRDNGDYSVRALQLKALIDGEEQRRFGRVVIGGFLEATLNGRDEYRMIFRDHRSAGDWLPPTMYLTRYADARTTMLATFEEDVDVSSGSVPGVRLLGDSLSTWRESDMPSRSRAATFRSNAATLGWNNTPVGKDTTAPRWPARFTVSLSDSLSRALSLTPQHALLLTVGTTDQKPGPRRVPRDTSKRDSTKSDSAGKATPPKPTAAGKSSGKPPKDTVPPDFTLELEDADGRVARLPLSTFGAVRLPIESYIYRRRGRDKSQFPTLAEPIMQTYVAPLAAFREANSALDVTRLRALRLVFDRKRAGTVQLDDIGVSRPQ
- a CDS encoding aminotransferase class V-fold PLP-dependent enzyme, whose protein sequence is MDRRHFVSALASASALPALSVTYAPDAVRRLIDATQVAGDRPLPDFSGLTRGRTAEALAADEDFWEPIQRAFDVDRTWVNLNNGGCSPAPSQVMAKLERDLRFSNELPVIHMWQTLEPRIEVVRRELAQDFGCDPEEMAVTRNASESLITLIYGLDLKRGDEVLISNQNYGRMINAWKQRAAREGIVIKEISFPVPCTDPQRIVDAFAAGITPRTRVMEITHITNLTGQILPVKELVTMARARGVQTFVDGAHAYAHFPFTRDTLDCDYYGTSLHKWLTAPIGTGFLYMRRDRIRSIWPLMAQNPGQEGDIRKFEEIGTHPAANHNAVAMATAFHRAIGADRKVARLRFLRDRWAKRLMAEGQGRVKVLTPLDSPWGAGIGFLSIDGMDHDALGSWLFAKHRVVQTPITHAEFRGIRVTPNVYTTLDEVDQFSELVLRALREGMR
- a CDS encoding DUF4412 domain-containing protein, with the translated sequence MRPASRTTALMIAGLLGGHMLVSPTLAAQTARSRAFEGSVSMRATLPSPNGPQTQVMEYLVRDGKARVNVAGGAMSLLVLPAESRAYLLMAAQASYREMPLPAAANSGASVSATPPGGTARGPAPVVTSTRLGRTETIAGLRCDVMRMVMRVAERADSLELCVTTELGEYVNPLTLMRGGTDPVQDALPPGGFPLRVARSDGTVMLEVTKVERRRLDPALFSVPLDYTRVEAPRRR
- a CDS encoding DUF547 domain-containing protein, with protein sequence MTRRALTVLRAASLATACGMAALTFPTVATISWAQGATTGPAAASTLRADHRDWDAVLRRHVRDGRVDYDGVARDSAFARYLAWLPTVAVDALDEDDRLAYWINAYNAWTVQLIVSSGERETIRNLHKTLGVFRLKGPWSVPLVKAAGKTWTLDEVEHRILRTQFREPRIHFAIVPAARGAAPLRSEAYLGATLDEQLNEQARVFLADTTRNRYNGRVLWLSPVILQYRSDFGANNVELGKYFAPFFPAARDVLEKGRFPLGATSFDWRLNGPVDPARTKASGKAM